The Halopseudomonas sabulinigri genome window below encodes:
- the hisH gene encoding imidazole glycerol phosphate synthase subunit HisH, whose translation MSTHVAVIDYGMGNLHSVAKALEHVGAQQVEVTSDPQAILNADRVVLPGVGAIRDCVSELRQLGLDQVVHQVAKEKPLLGICVGMQMLLEHSEENGGVDSLGLFPGEVKFFGEELYDGNVRLKVPHMGWNQVQQNLDHPLWHRIEQNARFYFVHSYYAAPGKTTQLAGRCHYGVDFAAALAQDNVFATQFHPEKSHTNGLQLLQNFLAWDGRW comes from the coding sequence ATGTCGACTCATGTAGCCGTCATCGACTACGGCATGGGCAACCTGCATTCGGTCGCCAAGGCACTGGAGCACGTCGGCGCGCAGCAGGTTGAGGTGACCAGCGACCCACAGGCCATTCTCAACGCCGACCGCGTAGTCTTGCCGGGCGTTGGCGCGATCCGCGATTGCGTCAGCGAACTGCGCCAGCTCGGCCTTGACCAGGTGGTGCACCAGGTCGCCAAGGAAAAGCCACTGCTGGGCATTTGCGTCGGCATGCAAATGCTGCTGGAGCACAGCGAAGAGAACGGCGGCGTCGATAGCCTTGGCCTGTTCCCCGGCGAGGTGAAGTTCTTTGGTGAGGAGCTGTACGACGGCAACGTGCGCCTGAAAGTACCGCACATGGGCTGGAATCAGGTGCAGCAGAATCTGGACCACCCGCTCTGGCACCGCATCGAGCAGAACGCCCGCTTCTACTTCGTACACAGCTATTATGCCGCGCCGGGCAAAACCACCCAGCTGGCTGGGCGCTGCCATTACGGCGTCGACTTTGCCGCCGCGCTGGCCCAGGACAACGTATTCGCCACCCAATTCCACCCCGAGAAAAGCCACACCAACGGCCTGCAGCTGCTGCAGAACTTTCTCGCCTGGGATGGACGCTGGTAA
- the hisB gene encoding imidazoleglycerol-phosphate dehydratase HisB produces the protein MAERKASVARDTLETKINVAINLDGTGEADFDIGVPFLEHMLDQIARHGLIDMTIKARGDLHIDDHHTVEDVGITLGQAFAKAIGDKKGIRRYGHAYVPLDEALSRVVIDFSGRPGLQMHVPYTRASVGGFDVDLFMEFFQGFVNHAQVTLHIDNLRGVNTHHQIETVFKAFGRALRMAIEQDERMSGIMPSTKGCL, from the coding sequence ATGGCGGAGCGCAAGGCCAGCGTCGCGCGCGACACTTTGGAAACCAAAATCAATGTCGCCATCAACCTCGATGGCACCGGCGAGGCCGACTTTGATATTGGCGTTCCTTTCCTTGAGCACATGCTTGACCAGATCGCTCGACACGGCCTGATCGACATGACCATCAAGGCCCGTGGCGACCTGCACATTGACGATCACCACACCGTTGAAGACGTGGGCATCACTCTGGGTCAGGCCTTTGCCAAGGCGATTGGCGACAAGAAAGGCATCCGCCGGTATGGTCACGCCTACGTGCCGCTCGACGAGGCCCTGTCACGCGTGGTGATCGACTTCTCCGGTCGCCCCGGCCTGCAGATGCACGTGCCTTACACCCGCGCCAGCGTGGGCGGCTTCGACGTGGACCTGTTCATGGAGTTCTTCCAGGGCTTTGTAAACCACGCCCAGGTCACCCTGCACATCGACAACCTGCGCGGCGTAAACACGCACCATCAGATCGAAACCGTGTTCAAGGCCTTTGGCCGCGCGTTGCGCATGGCCATCGAGCAGGATGAGCGCATGAGTGGCATCATGCCCTCCACCAAGGGCTGCCTGTAA
- the gpmI gene encoding 2,3-bisphosphoglycerate-independent phosphoglycerate mutase: MTAAPKPVVLMILDGFGHSETPDSNAIMAANTPIWDKLWASAPHTLVSGSGMDVGLPDGQMGNSEVGHMNLGAGRVVYQDFTRVTKAIADGDFFTNENICNAVDKAVAAGRAVHIMGLLSPGGVHSHEEHLAAMVELAAQRGAEHIYVHGFLDGRDTPPRSAAPSLQLMEDTYARLGKGRTASLIGRYFAMDRDNRWDRVEAAYKLISEGQGEFAAATAAEALAAAYERDESDEFVKATTVGKPVRVEDGDAVVFMNFRADRARELSRAFVEPDFSGFTRPRELQLAGYVMLTQYAASIPAPCAYPPASLDNVLGEYLAKQGKTQLRIAETEKYAHVTFFFSGGREEPFEGEERILIPSPQVATYDLQPEMSAPEVTDRIVEAIEQQRYDVIIVNYANGDMVGHTGVFDAAVAAVECLDKCIGRIAEALDKVGGEALITADHGNVEQMADDHTGQAHTAHTCEPVPFVYVGPRNVELRDGGILSDVAPTMLTLLGLPQPEEMTGRSIVTRV; this comes from the coding sequence ATGACAGCAGCCCCCAAGCCCGTAGTTCTCATGATTCTGGATGGTTTCGGTCACAGCGAAACCCCAGACTCCAACGCCATCATGGCGGCGAACACCCCGATTTGGGACAAACTGTGGGCGAGCGCCCCGCACACCCTGGTATCGGGCTCGGGCATGGATGTCGGGCTGCCGGACGGGCAGATGGGCAACTCCGAAGTGGGTCACATGAACCTGGGTGCTGGCCGGGTGGTGTACCAGGACTTCACCCGCGTTACCAAGGCCATCGCCGATGGCGACTTCTTCACCAATGAGAACATCTGCAATGCGGTCGACAAGGCCGTCGCCGCCGGCCGCGCGGTGCACATCATGGGCCTGCTGTCGCCGGGCGGTGTGCACAGCCACGAGGAGCATCTCGCTGCCATGGTCGAGCTGGCAGCCCAGCGCGGTGCCGAGCACATCTATGTACACGGCTTTCTCGATGGCCGTGACACGCCGCCGAGAAGTGCTGCGCCCTCGCTGCAACTGATGGAAGACACCTACGCGCGTCTGGGCAAGGGCCGTACCGCCAGCCTGATCGGTCGCTACTTCGCCATGGATCGCGACAACCGCTGGGATCGCGTTGAAGCTGCCTACAAATTGATCAGCGAAGGGCAGGGCGAGTTTGCGGCAGCCACGGCGGCCGAAGCGCTGGCCGCGGCCTATGAGCGCGATGAAAGCGATGAGTTCGTCAAGGCCACTACGGTGGGCAAACCGGTGCGGGTAGAAGATGGCGATGCGGTGGTGTTCATGAATTTCCGCGCCGACCGCGCTCGCGAGCTTAGCCGCGCCTTCGTCGAGCCTGACTTCAGTGGTTTTACCCGGCCACGTGAGCTGCAGTTGGCCGGATACGTCATGCTGACCCAGTATGCCGCCAGTATTCCCGCGCCCTGTGCCTATCCGCCGGCCTCGCTCGACAACGTGCTGGGCGAGTACCTGGCCAAGCAGGGAAAAACCCAGTTGCGCATCGCGGAAACCGAAAAGTACGCGCACGTGACCTTCTTCTTTTCCGGCGGCCGCGAAGAGCCGTTTGAGGGCGAGGAGCGCATCCTGATCCCTTCGCCACAGGTGGCCACCTACGACCTGCAGCCGGAAATGAGTGCGCCCGAGGTCACCGACCGAATTGTCGAGGCAATTGAGCAGCAGCGTTATGACGTCATCATCGTCAACTACGCGAACGGCGACATGGTTGGCCATACCGGCGTATTCGATGCGGCAGTCGCGGCGGTTGAATGCCTGGACAAGTGCATTGGCCGGATTGCCGAGGCGCTGGATAAGGTGGGTGGCGAAGCGCTGATCACCGCAGATCATGGCAATGTCGAGCAGATGGCTGATGACCACACCGGCCAGGCCCACACCGCTCACACCTGCGAGCCAGTACCCTTCGTTTATGTCGGGCCGCGCAATGTCGAGCTGCGTGATGGCGGTATTCTGTCTGACGTAGCACCTACCATGCTGACCTTGCTCGGGCTGCCGCAGCCGGAAGAAATGACCGGTCGCTCGATAGTGACGCGGGTCTGA
- the hisA gene encoding 1-(5-phosphoribosyl)-5-[(5-phosphoribosylamino)methylideneamino]imidazole-4-carboxamide isomerase: MLIIPAIDLKDGACVRLRQGLMDDATVFSDDPVAMAARWVEAGCRRLHLVDLNGAFEGKPVNGGAVTAIAKRYPDLPIQIGGGIRSLETIEEYVKAGVSYVIIGTKAVKEPEFVAEACRAFPGKVIVGLDAKDGFVATDGWAEVSDIQVIDLAKRFEADGVSAIVYTDIAKDGMMQGCNVEATAALANATSIPVIASGGIHNLGDIQTLLDTTTPGIIGAITGRAIYEGTLDVAVAQALCDETAASRKR, translated from the coding sequence ATGCTGATAATTCCCGCGATCGACCTTAAAGACGGCGCCTGCGTGCGCCTGCGCCAGGGCCTGATGGACGACGCCACCGTGTTCTCCGATGACCCGGTTGCCATGGCTGCCAGGTGGGTCGAAGCCGGTTGCCGACGCCTGCACTTAGTCGATCTGAACGGCGCCTTTGAAGGCAAGCCGGTCAACGGCGGGGCTGTCACCGCTATCGCCAAACGCTACCCCGACCTGCCGATCCAGATCGGCGGCGGCATCCGCTCGCTGGAAACCATCGAAGAGTACGTCAAGGCGGGCGTCAGCTACGTGATCATCGGCACCAAGGCGGTAAAAGAGCCCGAATTTGTTGCCGAAGCCTGTCGCGCCTTCCCCGGCAAGGTAATTGTGGGCCTGGATGCGAAAGACGGTTTTGTCGCTACCGATGGCTGGGCCGAGGTAAGCGACATTCAGGTTATCGACTTGGCCAAGCGCTTTGAAGCCGACGGCGTGTCTGCCATTGTCTACACCGACATCGCCAAAGACGGCATGATGCAGGGCTGTAACGTCGAAGCCACGGCCGCGCTGGCCAACGCCACTTCGATTCCGGTGATCGCCTCCGGCGGCATCCATAATCTGGGCGATATTCAAACCCTGCTCGACACCACCACCCCAGGCATTATCGGCGCCATTACCGGTCGCGCCATTTATGAAGGCACACTGGATGTGGCCGTGGCGCAGGCGCTCTGCGATGAGACTGCCGCAAGCCGTAAGCGATAA
- the hisF gene encoding imidazole glycerol phosphate synthase subunit HisF, producing the protein MPLAKRIIPCLDVDNGRVVKGVKFENIRDAGDPVEIARRYNEQGADEITFLDITASHQERDTTLHTVERMASQVFIPLTVGGGVRTVADIRNLLNAGADKVSINTAAVFNPEFVGEAADRFGSQCIVVAIDAKRVSAPGEPGRWEIFTHGGRKPTGLDAVEWSRKMEQLGAGEILLTSMDQDGVKSGYDLGVTRAISDALHIPVIASGGVGNLQHLADGVTQGGADAVLAASIFHFGEFTVSEAKAYMAERGIEMRL; encoded by the coding sequence ATGCCCCTGGCCAAACGCATCATCCCCTGCCTCGACGTCGACAACGGTCGCGTGGTCAAGGGCGTCAAGTTCGAGAACATCCGCGACGCCGGCGATCCGGTGGAGATCGCTCGTCGCTACAACGAGCAGGGTGCCGACGAAATCACCTTTCTCGACATCACCGCCAGCCATCAGGAGCGTGACACTACGCTGCACACGGTCGAACGCATGGCCAGTCAGGTGTTCATTCCGCTGACCGTGGGCGGCGGCGTGCGCACCGTGGCCGACATCCGCAACCTGCTCAACGCCGGCGCCGACAAGGTCTCGATCAACACCGCTGCGGTATTCAACCCGGAGTTTGTCGGTGAGGCTGCCGACCGTTTCGGCTCGCAGTGCATCGTGGTCGCGATTGACGCCAAACGGGTTTCCGCTCCCGGCGAGCCCGGCCGCTGGGAGATCTTCACCCACGGCGGGCGCAAGCCCACCGGCCTGGATGCGGTAGAGTGGTCACGCAAGATGGAGCAGTTGGGCGCCGGCGAAATTCTGCTCACCAGCATGGATCAGGACGGGGTCAAAAGCGGCTACGATTTGGGCGTCACCCGCGCCATCAGTGATGCCCTGCACATTCCGGTGATTGCCTCGGGCGGTGTCGGCAATCTGCAGCACCTGGCCGACGGGGTAACCCAAGGGGGTGCCGATGCGGTGCTGGCTGCCAGCATCTTCCACTTTGGCGAGTTTACCGTCAGCGAAGCCAAGGCCTACATGGCCGAGCGCGGCATCGAGATGCGCCTGTAA
- a CDS encoding rhodanese-like domain-containing protein — protein MQFLQHLIEFISAHYLLTTAFLVVLGLLLFTEGRKSGSAVSTQQATAMINRENAVVVDVRPKKDFAAGHIVDSINIPFDSLTTRLNELDKHKGKPLLLVCAAGQHAGGCAKQLKAAGHDKVARLSGGIGGWRADNLPLVK, from the coding sequence ATGCAGTTTCTCCAACACCTGATTGAATTCATCAGCGCGCACTACCTGCTGACCACTGCCTTCCTCGTTGTGCTCGGCTTGCTGCTGTTCACCGAAGGGCGCAAATCCGGCTCTGCCGTCAGCACCCAGCAAGCTACCGCCATGATCAACCGCGAGAACGCTGTGGTGGTCGATGTACGGCCGAAGAAAGACTTTGCCGCCGGCCATATCGTTGATTCGATCAACATCCCCTTCGATAGCCTGACCACCCGCCTGAACGAGCTGGACAAGCACAAGGGCAAACCGTTGCTGCTGGTCTGCGCCGCAGGCCAGCATGCCGGCGGTTGCGCCAAGCAGCTGAAGGCAGCAGGCCATGACAAGGTTGCGCGACTGTCCGGCGGTATCGGCGGCTGGCGTGCAGACAACCTGCCACTGGTGAAATAA
- a CDS encoding murein hydrolase activator EnvC family protein gives MEWLKKQVRRCSLPLTVAALSGMLLGVALPVSAQQTDSREARAELEKTQADIKRLKEMLDGLKQEVSGLESELKDSETDIGRLKRESNELEQQIRDGETRLLDLREQAKALQASLAAQQEQIAQQVRAAYMAGQQGYLKVLLNQDDPGRMARMMRYYEYVGQARVEEINRFNDTLSQIQLASADIVREQAALQSAREDLAVRESALQAQQQKRTQLLASLQGQSRSEAQKLAARESERAALNKLIKQLDEAITSLPTPEPPRAQSQSRSQNQIAIQAPASWPAGSLAFAQARGKMPLPVRGRIASRYGSQRGGDARLKWDGLLISAAVGSQVRAIHGGRVVFADWLRGSGLLLILDHGNGYLSLYGHNQTLLREVGSWVQPGEPVATVGNSGGLSEPSLYFAIRHKGQALDPLAWCMLSG, from the coding sequence ATGGAGTGGCTGAAGAAACAGGTACGCCGATGCAGCCTGCCACTGACTGTGGCGGCGCTTAGCGGCATGTTGCTGGGCGTGGCGCTGCCGGTCAGCGCGCAGCAAACCGATTCGCGCGAGGCCCGCGCCGAGCTGGAAAAAACCCAGGCCGATATCAAGCGGCTCAAGGAAATGCTCGATGGCCTCAAGCAGGAGGTCTCCGGGCTCGAGTCCGAGTTGAAGGACAGCGAGACGGACATTGGCCGCCTCAAGCGCGAAAGCAATGAGCTGGAGCAGCAGATCCGGGACGGTGAAACCCGTTTGCTGGATCTGCGCGAGCAGGCCAAGGCGTTGCAGGCTTCCTTGGCGGCCCAGCAGGAGCAGATTGCCCAGCAGGTGCGGGCGGCCTACATGGCCGGGCAGCAGGGCTACCTCAAGGTGCTGCTGAATCAGGATGATCCCGGCCGCATGGCGCGGATGATGCGCTACTACGAGTACGTGGGTCAGGCGCGCGTCGAGGAAATCAATCGCTTCAATGACACCCTGAGCCAGATTCAACTGGCCAGTGCTGATATCGTGCGCGAGCAAGCCGCTCTGCAGAGCGCACGCGAAGATCTGGCGGTGCGCGAAAGTGCGCTACAGGCGCAGCAGCAAAAACGTACCCAGCTACTGGCCTCGCTGCAGGGGCAGAGCCGCTCAGAGGCGCAGAAGCTCGCCGCGCGCGAATCCGAGCGAGCAGCGCTGAATAAGCTGATCAAACAGCTGGATGAGGCCATCACCAGTCTGCCCACACCAGAGCCGCCGCGGGCGCAGAGTCAAAGCCGCAGCCAAAACCAGATTGCTATCCAGGCGCCTGCCAGCTGGCCGGCGGGCAGTCTGGCCTTTGCCCAGGCGCGCGGCAAGATGCCGTTGCCGGTGCGGGGTCGCATTGCGTCGCGCTACGGCAGCCAGCGCGGCGGGGACGCCCGGCTGAAATGGGATGGTTTGTTGATCTCGGCCGCGGTGGGCTCCCAGGTCAGGGCTATCCACGGTGGTCGCGTGGTCTTCGCCGACTGGTTGCGCGGTTCCGGGCTGCTGCTGATTCTCGACCACGGCAATGGTTATCTCAGTCTCTATGGGCATAACCAGACCCTGCTGCGCGAGGTGGGCAGTTGGGTGCAGCCGGGTGAGCCGGTTGCGACCGTGGGCAATAGCGGTGGCCTGTCCGAGCCCTCGTTGTATTTCGCTATTCGTCACAAGGGTCAGGCCCTCGATCCGTTGGCGTGGTGTATGCTGTCGGGGTGA
- a CDS encoding S41 family peptidase, whose translation MMAVRSLLVAGLSLSLSLVPVHAQQAQQEAAAPLPLNDLRTFAEVFERIRTAYVEPVDDATLLENAIRGMLEGLDPHSAYMGPDEFAGLQDSTQGHFGGLGIEVGQEDGFLKVVSPIDDTPAAEAGIEAGDLIVKIDDQPVKGMSLMDAVDKMRGEPGTSIRLTLVRNNGRPFEVKLERAIIKVKSVKSEMLEPGYGYLRVTQFQINTGDELRTSLNRLKADGELNGLVLDLRNNPGGVLQSAVEVVDTFVDKGLIVYTKGRLSNAEMRFSATSNNPSGDIPLVVLINGGSASASEIVAGALQDLGRGVIMGTDSFGKGSVQTVLPLNNDRGLKLTTALYYTPKGRSIQAQGIVPDIRVERAHLTLDEAEISYREADLAGHLNNASGNERPTSAAARSDSPLADDYQLSQAVSLLKGLNVARTRVQ comes from the coding sequence ATGATGGCAGTGCGTAGTCTGTTGGTTGCCGGCTTGAGCCTGAGTCTCAGTCTGGTTCCTGTTCATGCGCAACAAGCACAACAGGAGGCTGCTGCACCCCTGCCGTTGAATGACCTGCGGACCTTTGCCGAGGTTTTTGAGCGTATTCGCACTGCCTATGTCGAGCCGGTCGACGATGCCACCCTGCTGGAAAATGCCATTCGCGGCATGCTCGAAGGGCTTGACCCGCACTCTGCCTACATGGGGCCGGATGAGTTTGCTGGCCTGCAAGACAGCACCCAGGGCCACTTCGGCGGCCTGGGCATCGAAGTCGGTCAGGAAGACGGCTTTCTCAAGGTGGTTTCACCGATTGACGATACTCCAGCCGCCGAGGCCGGTATCGAAGCGGGTGACCTGATCGTCAAGATCGATGATCAGCCGGTCAAGGGCATGAGCCTGATGGACGCCGTCGACAAGATGCGCGGCGAGCCCGGCACCAGCATTCGCCTGACACTGGTGCGCAACAATGGCCGGCCGTTCGAGGTCAAGCTTGAGCGCGCCATCATCAAGGTCAAGAGCGTCAAGTCGGAGATGCTGGAGCCTGGCTACGGCTATCTGCGCGTGACCCAGTTCCAGATCAACACCGGTGATGAGCTGCGCACCAGTCTCAACCGTCTGAAAGCCGACGGCGAGCTGAACGGTCTGGTCCTGGATCTGCGCAACAATCCTGGCGGCGTGCTGCAGTCAGCCGTGGAGGTAGTGGATACCTTTGTCGACAAAGGGCTGATCGTCTACACCAAGGGACGCCTGAGCAATGCCGAAATGCGCTTCAGTGCCACCAGCAACAATCCGTCTGGCGATATTCCGCTGGTAGTGCTGATCAATGGCGGCTCGGCCTCGGCCTCCGAGATCGTTGCTGGTGCGCTGCAGGATCTGGGGCGCGGCGTGATCATGGGCACCGACAGCTTTGGCAAGGGTTCGGTACAAACCGTGCTGCCGCTGAATAATGATCGCGGTCTCAAGCTCACCACCGCGCTCTATTACACGCCCAAGGGTCGTTCCATTCAGGCCCAGGGCATAGTGCCCGACATTCGGGTCGAGCGCGCGCACCTGACCCTGGACGAAGCTGAGATCAGTTACCGCGAAGCGGATCTGGCCGGCCACCTGAATAACGCCAGTGGCAATGAGCGGCCTACCTCTGCGGCGGCGCGCAGCGATAGCCCGTTGGCGGATGACTATCAATTGAGTCAGGCGGTCAGCCTGCTCAAGGGGTTGAACGTCGCGCGTACCCGCGTGCAGTAA
- the secB gene encoding protein-export chaperone SecB yields the protein MADENQNNQAANGAASQPQFSLQRIYAKDISFESPKSPSVFQAQWNPQVNLDLNTRHTQLQEGMYEVVLTLNATVTNGEDETTFIAEVQQAGIFAINGLEEAALRHTLGAFCPNILFPYAREAIDNLVLRGSFPPLMLSPVNFDALYAQAEQRRTQEAAGTA from the coding sequence ATGGCCGACGAAAACCAGAACAATCAAGCCGCCAACGGCGCAGCCAGCCAGCCGCAGTTCAGCCTGCAGCGCATCTACGCCAAGGACATCTCCTTCGAGTCGCCCAAGTCGCCCAGCGTCTTCCAGGCCCAGTGGAATCCGCAGGTCAACCTCGACCTGAACACCCGTCACACCCAGCTGCAGGAAGGCATGTACGAAGTCGTGCTCACCCTGAACGCCACTGTGACCAACGGCGAAGACGAAACCACTTTCATCGCCGAAGTGCAGCAAGCCGGCATCTTCGCCATCAATGGTCTGGAAGAAGCCGCACTGCGTCACACCCTGGGTGCTTTCTGCCCGAACATCCTGTTCCCCTATGCACGCGAGGCGATCGATAACCTGGTGCTGCGTGGCAGCTTCCCTCCCCTGATGCTGTCGCCGGTCAACTTCGACGCGCTCTATGCACAGGCAGAACAGCGCCGCACTCAGGAAGCCGCTGGCACCGCCTGA
- a CDS encoding NAD(P)/FAD-dependent oxidoreductase, which yields MATDFDLVVVGAGVVGLAVAQRLARDGRSVLVLEQEAWVGQHASSRNSEVIHAGIYYAPGSLKAQLCVEGRDLLYAWCAEHGVAHRRVGKLLVAVEPEEIAAMTRLQRNAAANGVELHWLDAAQVHELEPQLRALAGLYSPLTGIVDSHALMQSFEAALQRAGGLLSCRAKVDSITPITQGLCVSGRSAGQAFSISARQVVNAAGLFAQRLQRDVTGAIQVPAVHWCQGRYFSYAGSSPFRHLVYPMPESNNAGLGVHATLDLAGQLRFGPDVRYTDELDYQVDERLRDAFVASVRRYWPQCDVARLQPAYAGVRAKLSGAGEPAMDFVLQDHTSHGVRGLVSLFGIESPGLTACLALAERVRLMLNADTN from the coding sequence ATGGCGACAGATTTTGACCTGGTGGTGGTGGGCGCGGGTGTGGTGGGGTTGGCGGTGGCGCAGCGCCTGGCACGTGACGGCCGCAGCGTGCTGGTGCTGGAACAGGAGGCTTGGGTTGGCCAGCATGCCTCCAGCCGCAACAGCGAGGTCATTCACGCCGGTATCTACTATGCGCCGGGCTCATTGAAGGCGCAGTTGTGTGTTGAGGGCCGGGACCTGCTCTATGCCTGGTGCGCCGAGCACGGCGTGGCGCATCGGCGAGTCGGTAAATTGCTGGTAGCGGTTGAACCGGAGGAAATCGCCGCGATGACGCGCTTGCAGCGCAATGCCGCGGCCAACGGCGTAGAGCTGCACTGGCTGGACGCCGCGCAGGTGCACGAGCTGGAGCCACAACTGCGTGCGCTGGCGGGATTGTATTCACCGCTGACCGGGATCGTCGACAGCCACGCCCTGATGCAGTCGTTTGAGGCGGCCTTGCAGCGCGCCGGCGGCCTGTTGAGCTGTCGCGCCAAGGTAGACAGCATTACGCCGATCACGCAGGGGTTGTGTGTGTCCGGGCGCAGTGCCGGCCAGGCGTTCAGCATCAGCGCCCGCCAAGTGGTCAACGCGGCGGGATTGTTTGCCCAAAGGCTGCAGCGGGACGTGACCGGCGCTATACAAGTGCCGGCGGTCCACTGGTGCCAGGGGCGCTATTTCAGCTACGCCGGGTCGTCGCCTTTCCGCCATCTGGTTTACCCTATGCCGGAATCAAACAATGCTGGGCTGGGTGTACATGCGACTCTCGATCTCGCCGGTCAGCTACGCTTTGGCCCGGATGTGCGCTATACCGATGAATTGGATTATCAGGTGGATGAGCGTTTGCGGGATGCCTTCGTCGCGTCGGTGCGCCGCTACTGGCCGCAGTGTGACGTCGCGCGCTTGCAGCCGGCGTACGCCGGGGTACGGGCCAAGCTGAGCGGCGCGGGGGAACCGGCCATGGATTTCGTCCTCCAAGATCATACAAGTCATGGTGTGCGTGGGCTGGTCAGCCTGTTCGGTATCGAGTCGCCGGGGCTGACTGCCTGTCTGGCGCTGGCCGAAAGGGTCCGGCTGATGCTGAACGCCGATACAAACTGA
- a CDS encoding divergent polysaccharide deacetylase family protein, translating into MLVAALLAALLLGCSDDESAGSAGEPAGPSAAAPAADTAEPLAPEAASALPEAALPVPSASDQAARPTPAQVPVPPLEEPAPLISPLPLESEAEALPMLSIIIDDVGNSRAAGERIIALPAPVALAIMPFTRNAQVLATLAAEAGKPVLLHLPMESLAGLAIGEGGLDTGMSRAEFDAQLQASLNAFTPIQGVNNHMGSKLTANRERMDWLMAQLAARQLFFVDSRTNKETQAAFAAQAAEVPNVSRDVFLDNERTQVELEREFRLVLARARKQGAAVLIGHPYPETLSFLERQLPELESREGVQLVSVQRLLSRPH; encoded by the coding sequence ATGCTGGTTGCCGCCCTGTTGGCGGCACTGTTGCTCGGCTGTTCTGACGATGAATCGGCCGGGAGTGCTGGCGAGCCGGCCGGGCCCTCCGCCGCTGCGCCCGCAGCAGACACTGCCGAGCCCCTGGCACCAGAAGCCGCCTCCGCGTTGCCGGAAGCGGCATTGCCTGTGCCGTCAGCGTCCGATCAGGCGGCCAGGCCCACGCCGGCTCAAGTACCCGTGCCGCCACTGGAAGAGCCGGCGCCGCTAATCTCGCCGTTGCCGCTTGAGTCTGAAGCGGAGGCCTTGCCGATGCTCAGCATCATCATTGATGACGTTGGCAATAGTCGCGCCGCTGGCGAGCGCATCATCGCACTCCCGGCCCCCGTTGCGCTGGCCATCATGCCTTTTACCCGCAATGCTCAGGTGTTGGCCACGCTGGCCGCGGAGGCCGGCAAGCCGGTGCTGCTGCACCTGCCAATGGAGAGTCTGGCTGGGCTGGCGATAGGTGAGGGCGGTCTGGACACAGGCATGTCGCGCGCCGAGTTCGACGCCCAGTTGCAAGCGAGTCTGAACGCCTTCACGCCGATTCAGGGCGTTAACAATCATATGGGCAGTAAGCTGACTGCCAACCGTGAGCGCATGGACTGGCTGATGGCGCAGCTGGCCGCGCGGCAGCTGTTCTTTGTTGACAGTCGCACCAACAAGGAAACCCAAGCGGCCTTTGCTGCGCAGGCGGCGGAGGTGCCCAATGTGTCCCGCGACGTCTTCCTCGATAACGAGCGCACGCAGGTGGAGTTGGAGCGGGAGTTTCGGCTAGTGCTGGCGCGGGCGCGCAAGCAAGGGGCAGCGGTGTTGATTGGCCATCCCTACCCGGAAACCCTGTCCTTTCTCGAGCGCCAGTTGCCGGAGCTGGAGTCGCGCGAGGGAGTACAGCTGGTCAGTGTGCAGAGGCTGCTGAGCCGGCCGCACTGA
- the grxC gene encoding glutaredoxin 3 translates to MAKVVIYSSNYCPFCIRAKQLLDRKQADYQEINVDGRPAVRAEMTRLAGGRTSVPQIWIGDTYVGGCDELFACERAGQLSGLLAG, encoded by the coding sequence GTGGCCAAGGTCGTCATCTACAGCAGCAACTACTGCCCATTCTGCATTCGCGCCAAGCAGTTGCTGGATCGCAAGCAGGCCGACTACCAGGAAATCAACGTAGACGGGCGCCCCGCGGTGCGCGCCGAAATGACGCGCCTGGCCGGCGGTCGCACCTCGGTGCCGCAGATCTGGATCGGCGATACCTACGTTGGCGGTTGCGATGAACTCTTTGCCTGCGAGCGCGCTGGACAACTCAGCGGCCTGCTGGCAGGGTAA